A single genomic interval of Noviherbaspirillum saxi harbors:
- a CDS encoding trimeric intracellular cation channel family protein — MQNFNTLIQVVEALGILAFAFSGFIEARQKDMDLVGVFTVAFITAFGGGTLRDLLLDRRPLFWVEHQEYTLLIFILALVITPFMRHLRSAFSEKLLVTADAFGLGLFSVLGASLAVHAGMPPFVCVMMGVITGIFGGVLRDIICNEIPMVFRRGQLYATCSFLGCWVYLLLEWLSVTETLSLSTGILITVATRMAAVRFDLKLPG; from the coding sequence ATGCAGAATTTTAATACATTGATTCAAGTGGTCGAGGCACTGGGCATCCTGGCCTTTGCATTCTCAGGCTTCATTGAAGCACGCCAAAAGGACATGGACTTGGTGGGCGTTTTTACAGTTGCATTCATTACCGCCTTTGGTGGCGGGACCTTACGTGATCTGCTACTCGATCGCCGCCCGTTGTTTTGGGTCGAGCATCAGGAGTACACCTTGTTGATCTTTATCTTGGCATTGGTGATTACTCCTTTCATGCGTCATCTTCGTTCTGCCTTCTCGGAAAAACTTCTCGTGACAGCCGACGCCTTCGGCCTAGGCTTGTTCAGCGTTCTCGGCGCGTCCTTGGCGGTCCATGCGGGCATGCCCCCTTTTGTCTGCGTCATGATGGGTGTCATTACTGGCATCTTCGGTGGTGTGCTGCGCGATATAATCTGCAATGAAATCCCCATGGTTTTTCGGCGTGGCCAGCTTTATGCGACCTGTTCCTTTCTTGGCTGCTGGGTCTATCTGTTGCTGGAATGGCTATCGGTTACGGAAACTCTCAGTTTATCGACGGGCATTCTCATAACCGTTGCTACTCGAATGGCGGCAGTAAGATTCGACTTAAAGTTGCCCGGATGA
- a CDS encoding Bug family tripartite tricarboxylate transporter substrate binding protein, whose protein sequence is MKHSIIKAIIGGVVLSTAFSVAAADVYPSKPIKWVVPFTPGGAMDTMARTLGEKMSQSMKQPIIIENRPGAGGVVGSTMVAKSEPDGYTMMIVSIGHAVNPSLYKKLSYDPIKDFEPVSLVGIVPNVLVVNPAVKAANVSDLVSLAKQQPGKLTFASAGSGTTIHLAGELFASMANIDILHVPYKGSAPAVTDLMGHQVDMMFDSVSSAKPYIDAGRLKPLAVTTSKRSSVLPNVPTVAEAGIKGYELSGWYAVFVPAKTPQPVVNRLNDELVKALKQADVKARFTQIGAEAVGSTPAELAKYLNSETAKWSEIVRARNIKAD, encoded by the coding sequence ATGAAGCATTCCATTATTAAAGCCATTATCGGCGGCGTGGTACTGAGCACCGCATTCTCCGTCGCGGCCGCCGATGTCTATCCGAGCAAACCCATAAAATGGGTGGTGCCGTTCACCCCGGGCGGCGCCATGGACACCATGGCGCGCACGCTAGGCGAAAAAATGTCGCAAAGCATGAAGCAGCCGATCATCATCGAAAATCGTCCCGGTGCCGGTGGTGTGGTCGGATCGACCATGGTCGCCAAGTCCGAGCCGGATGGCTACACCATGATGATTGTGTCTATCGGGCATGCGGTAAATCCTAGCCTGTATAAGAAGCTTTCCTATGATCCCATCAAGGACTTCGAGCCGGTCAGCCTAGTAGGTATCGTACCGAACGTGCTCGTGGTCAATCCTGCCGTAAAGGCGGCCAATGTGTCCGACTTGGTCTCATTGGCGAAACAGCAACCGGGCAAGCTGACATTTGCTTCGGCAGGCAGCGGAACCACGATCCATCTGGCCGGTGAACTATTTGCTTCCATGGCGAATATCGACATCCTCCACGTACCCTACAAAGGGAGCGCGCCGGCAGTCACGGATCTCATGGGGCATCAGGTCGATATGATGTTTGATTCGGTTTCGTCCGCCAAGCCGTATATCGACGCCGGTCGCCTGAAGCCACTAGCAGTGACAACCAGCAAGCGTTCCAGTGTCTTGCCGAATGTGCCGACCGTTGCGGAGGCAGGCATCAAAGGCTACGAACTCAGTGGCTGGTATGCGGTGTTCGTGCCTGCGAAGACGCCTCAGCCCGTCGTCAACAGGCTCAACGACGAACTAGTGAAGGCACTGAAGCAAGCTGATGTAAAAGCACGATTCACGCAAATTGGTGCAGAAGCAGTCGGCTCTACGCCCGCAGAACTCGCCAAATACCTGAATTCGGAAACGGCAAAATGGTCAGAGATCGTCCGGGCCCGCAATATCAAGGCGGATTGA
- a CDS encoding LysR family transcriptional regulator, translating to MFSFKQLEALYWIAALGGFVPAARKLNTTQSAISKRIKELESTFGTELFDREHRQARLTEKGEELLSIAKRLLKERDAAVEQFSKAEIVERRLRIGVTELTAMTWLPKLVRLVRQHYPRVRIEPDVDLSVNLRDKLLADEVDAIIVPDAFVEDRFSAIPLAQVESTWMAKPGLLSDARGLRIHELAAYTILTQGDKSGTGIIYDRWFKSQGIEPANAISSNSLIALIGLTVSGLGVSYLPKDCLKSLIDRGALEVIETNPVLPLITYVALYRSERKSNFISSILMLAQECCNFSNLFQVEVSTAGDHGNGSTKGVDLF from the coding sequence ATGTTTTCATTTAAGCAATTGGAGGCACTCTATTGGATTGCTGCCCTGGGTGGATTTGTACCGGCGGCCCGAAAGCTGAACACGACGCAATCTGCGATTTCAAAACGAATAAAGGAGCTTGAAAGTACGTTTGGCACAGAACTTTTCGACCGCGAACATCGTCAAGCGCGCCTTACTGAAAAAGGAGAAGAGCTGTTATCGATTGCCAAACGGCTCTTGAAGGAACGCGACGCTGCCGTCGAACAATTCAGTAAGGCAGAGATTGTCGAGCGTCGGCTTCGCATCGGCGTCACGGAACTGACTGCAATGACATGGTTGCCCAAACTCGTGCGATTGGTTCGCCAGCATTATCCTCGGGTCCGGATCGAACCTGACGTGGACTTGAGCGTCAACCTGCGGGACAAATTGCTTGCCGATGAAGTAGACGCAATTATCGTCCCAGATGCATTTGTCGAAGACCGATTTTCAGCGATACCCTTAGCTCAGGTTGAAAGTACATGGATGGCCAAACCCGGTCTTCTTTCAGACGCGCGAGGCTTACGGATCCATGAACTTGCGGCTTATACGATTTTGACCCAAGGGGACAAATCTGGAACAGGGATCATCTACGATCGTTGGTTCAAATCACAGGGTATCGAGCCAGCAAACGCTATTAGTAGTAACAGTCTGATCGCGCTCATCGGCCTTACCGTTTCTGGTCTTGGTGTCAGCTATTTACCGAAGGACTGTCTCAAATCGCTGATTGATCGAGGTGCCCTGGAAGTGATTGAAACAAATCCTGTGCTGCCACTGATTACTTACGTCGCGCTTTATCGTAGCGAGCGAAAAAGTAACTTCATATCATCTATTCTTATGCTGGCACAGGAGTGTTGCAATTTTTCAAACCTGTTCCAAGTCGAGGTCAGCACAGCCGGAGATCATGGAAATGGCTCTACTAAAGGAGTGGATCTGTTCTGA
- the catC gene encoding muconolactone Delta-isomerase, translated as MLFLVRMDVLLPLDMPSSVADDIKAREKAYAQDLQRSGKWVHLYRVVGEYANYSIFDVESNDELHGLLSSLPLFPYMKIMVTPLAKHPSSIV; from the coding sequence ATGCTGTTTCTAGTCAGGATGGATGTCTTATTACCGCTCGATATGCCTTCGTCCGTTGCTGACGACATCAAGGCGCGCGAAAAGGCTTACGCGCAAGACCTGCAACGCAGCGGCAAGTGGGTTCACTTGTACCGCGTCGTCGGCGAATATGCCAACTACAGCATCTTCGATGTTGAGTCTAATGACGAACTTCATGGCTTGCTGTCGTCGCTTCCGCTGTTTCCGTATATGAAGATCATGGTAACGCCGCTGGCAAAGCATCCATCATCCATCGTTTAA
- a CDS encoding muconate/chloromuconate family cycloisomerase, whose protein sequence is MHIKSNRPCITALEAIIVDLPTIREHRLAMTTMSRQTLVIVRLSCDDGIEGIGEATTIGGLSYGDQSPESIKLTLDHYVNPLVIGMDATSVNAVLAKVDQSVQGNSLAKSALETALLDAQGKRLGAPVHALLGGAVRNSLPVLWTLASGDSARDIEEAKQLLDIRRHKVFKLKIGKRSPRQDIEHVAAIKNALGDRAEITVDINQAWSEATAARHIPDLQAAGVMLVEQPIARDNRRGMARIARMFNIPIMADEAISTPADMFDYASDGAADIVALKIAKSGGPLGVIRVAAVADAAGIGCYGGTLLEGTIGSIASAHAFAACRRLEWGTELFGPLLLKDDIVVERASVAEFELAVPDAPGLGVAIDEDKLAFYRRDKTRTTVA, encoded by the coding sequence ATGCATATTAAATCGAATCGCCCTTGCATCACGGCACTTGAGGCAATTATCGTCGACCTTCCCACCATTCGCGAACACCGCCTGGCGATGACGACGATGAGCCGCCAGACGCTGGTGATTGTACGTTTAAGCTGCGACGATGGCATTGAAGGCATCGGTGAGGCGACCACCATCGGCGGCCTCAGCTACGGTGATCAAAGCCCCGAATCGATCAAGCTCACGCTCGATCACTACGTCAATCCGCTGGTCATCGGCATGGACGCCACGAGCGTGAATGCCGTGCTGGCTAAGGTCGATCAGTCCGTGCAAGGTAATTCACTCGCAAAATCGGCGCTGGAAACAGCCTTGCTGGATGCTCAGGGCAAGCGCCTTGGGGCGCCGGTGCATGCCCTGCTTGGCGGGGCTGTGCGCAATTCTCTCCCCGTTCTCTGGACGCTGGCCAGTGGCGACAGCGCCCGCGACATCGAAGAAGCGAAGCAATTACTCGATATCCGCCGTCACAAGGTATTCAAGCTCAAGATCGGCAAGCGCAGTCCGCGCCAGGATATCGAGCACGTTGCAGCCATTAAGAATGCTCTCGGCGACAGAGCCGAGATTACTGTCGATATCAATCAGGCCTGGAGCGAGGCAACGGCTGCGCGGCATATTCCGGACCTGCAGGCAGCCGGTGTGATGCTGGTCGAGCAGCCCATTGCGCGTGACAACCGCCGTGGCATGGCGCGGATCGCGCGGATGTTCAACATTCCTATCATGGCGGACGAAGCGATCAGCACCCCTGCCGACATGTTCGACTATGCGAGCGACGGTGCGGCGGACATCGTTGCCCTAAAAATCGCAAAGTCAGGTGGCCCATTGGGCGTGATTCGTGTGGCGGCAGTTGCCGACGCGGCGGGAATAGGCTGCTATGGAGGCACGCTACTGGAAGGCACTATTGGCAGCATCGCATCTGCCCATGCATTTGCTGCCTGCCGCAGGTTGGAATGGGGGACAGAATTGTTCGGGCCCTTGCTGTTGAAAGACGATATCGTCGTCGAGCGCGCATCGGTCGCTGAGTTTGAACTCGCCGTGCCCGACGCGCCGGGTCTTGGCGTCGCTATCGACGAAGACAAGCTTGCCTTTTACAGGCGTGACAAGACACGCACCACGGTCGCATGA
- a CDS encoding pyridoxal phosphate-dependent aminotransferase, with the protein MSSSYLASRLDTVKPSPSMAAKARVDALRASGKEIVDLTIGEPDFPTPLHIIASGIAALQSGQTRYTGSTGTPSLRSAIAKKLARENGLPYDPSDIVVGNGAKHIIYNAFSATLNEGDEVIIPTPFWVSYPDMVAINGGMPVIVKCDASTGFKLTAAALEKAITPRTKWLVLNTPNNPTGAVYTAEELASLCEVLNGHPDVWLMTDEIYEHFVYGEATHVSPLQIDPRLIGRTLIVNGVSKAYAMTGWRIGYGAGPGVLMKAISLLLSQSTTCPSAISQAAATEALNGPQQCVREATALFKDRRDSMVRLLNEIPGIDCTLPDGAFYVFPNVSGAIGKTTPSGTRLGSDIDVMMYLLEMAGVATIDGSSYGQPGYLRMSFATSFEQIEQGCAQIATAFAQLR; encoded by the coding sequence ATGAGTAGCTCTTATCTTGCGTCGCGTCTCGATACGGTGAAGCCTTCTCCAAGCATGGCGGCAAAGGCACGGGTGGATGCATTGCGCGCCTCGGGCAAAGAAATTGTCGACCTCACTATTGGGGAACCAGATTTCCCTACCCCTTTACACATCATCGCTTCCGGGATCGCGGCGTTGCAAAGCGGGCAAACCCGATATACAGGATCCACCGGGACGCCGTCCCTGCGCAGTGCAATCGCAAAAAAACTGGCCCGTGAGAATGGCCTTCCGTACGACCCCAGCGATATTGTGGTCGGCAATGGCGCAAAACATATTATCTATAACGCCTTTTCCGCCACCTTGAACGAAGGTGACGAGGTGATCATCCCAACACCATTTTGGGTATCGTACCCCGATATGGTCGCGATTAATGGAGGTATGCCCGTCATCGTAAAATGTGACGCGTCGACCGGCTTCAAACTGACAGCAGCAGCCTTGGAAAAGGCAATTACGCCGCGTACCAAGTGGCTGGTTCTTAACACGCCTAATAATCCGACGGGCGCAGTTTATACCGCCGAGGAACTGGCATCACTCTGCGAAGTGCTTAACGGTCATCCTGACGTTTGGCTGATGACGGATGAAATTTACGAACACTTTGTTTATGGAGAAGCGACGCACGTATCGCCGCTACAAATCGACCCACGGCTGATTGGACGCACGCTAATCGTGAACGGGGTTTCGAAAGCCTATGCGATGACAGGATGGCGTATCGGTTATGGAGCCGGTCCGGGAGTCTTGATGAAAGCAATCTCGTTGCTGTTATCGCAGAGCACGACCTGCCCGAGCGCTATTAGCCAGGCCGCAGCAACGGAGGCCTTGAATGGTCCTCAACAATGCGTAAGGGAGGCCACTGCTTTATTCAAGGATCGCCGCGATTCAATGGTACGGCTCCTGAATGAAATTCCGGGCATCGACTGCACGCTACCCGACGGTGCCTTTTACGTGTTTCCAAACGTCTCTGGCGCCATCGGGAAAACGACACCATCGGGAACCCGCTTGGGATCCGACATCGATGTAATGATGTATTTGTTGGAAATGGCCGGGGTTGCAACGATCGACGGTAGTTCGTATGGGCAACCGGGCTATTTGCGGATGTCGTTTGCCACTTCGTTTGAACAAATTGAGCAAGGCTGTGCACAGATTGCGACGGCATTTGCCCAACTCAGATAA
- a CDS encoding amino acid ABC transporter ATP-binding protein yields MITFDKVNKWYGSYHALDNVSAHVAKGEVVVVCGPSGSGKSTLIRTVNRLEEIQEGTIVFDGQNIYAPKIDMNHFRSRVGFVFQSFNLFPHLSVADNIAMAPINVLKTKRSDARKRALELLERVGLATKADAYPGQLSGGQQQRVAIARALAMDPPAMLFDEPTSALDPEMVGEVLQVMKQLARDGMTMICVTHEMGFAREVADRVWFMDKGALIETGTPEQFFVSPQSDRARKFLSDLRNH; encoded by the coding sequence ATGATCACATTCGACAAAGTAAATAAGTGGTACGGCTCCTATCATGCTCTCGACAATGTCTCAGCACATGTTGCGAAGGGCGAAGTCGTGGTTGTGTGTGGTCCGTCGGGCTCAGGTAAATCGACCTTGATCCGTACCGTAAATCGCCTCGAAGAGATTCAGGAAGGCACCATCGTTTTTGATGGACAAAATATCTACGCGCCTAAAATTGATATGAATCACTTCCGTTCACGCGTAGGATTTGTATTTCAGAGTTTTAACCTGTTTCCCCATTTATCGGTTGCTGACAACATTGCGATGGCGCCTATCAACGTTCTCAAGACAAAGCGTTCAGACGCCCGAAAGCGCGCCCTGGAACTGCTGGAGCGTGTCGGCCTGGCGACTAAAGCAGACGCTTACCCAGGTCAACTGTCTGGAGGGCAGCAACAGCGTGTCGCTATTGCACGCGCTTTGGCGATGGACCCGCCTGCCATGCTTTTCGATGAACCCACCAGTGCCCTTGATCCCGAAATGGTAGGTGAGGTTCTACAAGTGATGAAACAGCTAGCACGGGACGGAATGACCATGATCTGTGTAACGCATGAAATGGGCTTCGCTCGCGAAGTGGCTGATCGCGTTTGGTTCATGGACAAGGGTGCATTAATAGAAACAGGCACGCCAGAACAATTTTTCGTCAGTCCACAAAGCGACCGCGCACGAAAATTTTTGTCAGACCTTAGAAATCATTAG
- a CDS encoding amino acid ABC transporter permease encodes MNDILSILRDNWTLLLIGQYPNGPLGGLAITLILSAVGLALAFPVSVLLAVARVSPIWILRIPATVIVYVIRGVPLIMFIFWVYFFVPLLIGRTVSGFTTMLVTLVIYQAAYLAEVIRAGIEGLPKGQFEASRALGMSYMQTMAKIVLPQALYNMLPAMVSQFVSTIKETSLGYVISVNELTFAANQINTTLLTKPFPVFFILALIYFVLCFTLTRFARALEKRIAAKRAGASQVQVRSPSPSLTAEAA; translated from the coding sequence ATGAACGACATACTCAGTATTCTTCGTGATAACTGGACGCTACTGTTGATCGGACAGTATCCAAACGGCCCCCTCGGTGGTTTGGCCATCACCCTGATTCTCTCAGCCGTCGGTCTCGCGCTTGCTTTTCCGGTAAGTGTCTTGCTGGCAGTTGCACGTGTAAGTCCGATTTGGATACTTCGGATTCCGGCAACTGTGATCGTCTACGTCATCAGGGGCGTTCCCTTAATTATGTTCATCTTCTGGGTGTATTTTTTCGTTCCCCTGTTGATAGGCAGAACCGTCAGCGGCTTTACCACCATGCTGGTGACCCTTGTCATCTACCAGGCAGCGTATCTGGCCGAAGTGATTCGGGCCGGTATTGAAGGGCTGCCAAAAGGCCAGTTTGAGGCGTCCCGCGCATTAGGCATGAGTTACATGCAAACGATGGCGAAGATTGTGTTGCCCCAGGCGCTATACAACATGTTACCGGCCATGGTTAGCCAGTTCGTTTCGACGATAAAGGAAACCTCTCTTGGCTATGTGATCAGCGTGAACGAGCTCACATTTGCCGCGAACCAGATTAATACCACGTTACTTACTAAGCCGTTTCCCGTCTTCTTCATACTTGCGCTGATTTACTTTGTGCTGTGCTTCACCCTCACGCGGTTTGCACGCGCGCTGGAAAAGCGCATTGCAGCGAAGCGCGCAGGTGCCAGTCAAGTACAGGTTCGCAGTCCAAGCCCTTCATTGACTGCTGAGGCTGCATGA
- a CDS encoding amino acid ABC transporter permease has product MNLKIDFSVLLRDDYPKWIIDGVVTMLQLTAYSWLLAMAIGIVLAVIRMSNNRWAEYAVAGYVEYHQNVPMLVQIFIWYFAVPTLFPEPVQQWFNAQRSDFLFAAIAVGLCMAAYVSEDLRSGIRAIPRAQMEAARALGLSYLKACRIVIIPQALRIAIPPLVNHTVLLFKNTSLAMAIGVAELTYATREIESQSFRTVEAYLLATTVYLGISLLIMACGAVLETKFRIKGR; this is encoded by the coding sequence ATGAATCTCAAGATCGATTTCTCTGTTCTGCTTCGCGACGATTATCCCAAGTGGATTATTGACGGCGTTGTCACGATGCTGCAGCTCACGGCCTACTCCTGGCTACTGGCAATGGCTATCGGAATCGTGCTGGCAGTGATCCGGATGTCAAATAATCGGTGGGCAGAGTATGCAGTGGCGGGATATGTCGAGTACCACCAGAACGTACCCATGCTAGTGCAAATCTTCATTTGGTACTTCGCCGTGCCGACGCTGTTTCCTGAACCGGTCCAGCAGTGGTTCAACGCCCAACGTAGCGATTTTCTGTTTGCGGCGATTGCCGTGGGTCTGTGTATGGCTGCGTATGTCTCCGAAGATCTTCGCAGCGGCATTCGGGCCATTCCAAGAGCCCAGATGGAGGCAGCACGCGCTCTGGGGCTGAGTTATTTGAAGGCTTGCAGGATCGTCATTATCCCGCAAGCCCTCCGCATTGCCATTCCACCGCTTGTTAACCATACCGTCTTACTTTTCAAAAATACGAGTTTGGCCATGGCAATAGGCGTCGCGGAACTGACGTACGCCACGCGCGAAATAGAAAGCCAGTCTTTCCGCACTGTGGAAGCTTATCTACTTGCCACAACCGTCTACCTTGGCATTTCGCTACTCATCATGGCATGCGGCGCAGTCCTCGAAACGAAATTTCGCATCAAGGGTAGGTAA
- a CDS encoding LysR family transcriptional regulator, with the protein MELRHLRYFEAVGKTLNFSRAAELLHMAQPPLSRQIRQLEDELGTQLIDRNARPLALTKAGAFFLQQCMQVLARIDEIQRATRRIGQGQHRWFGIGFVPSVLYGFLPELIRSYRKASNEVEVILSEMTTIEQGEALKAGRIDVGIGRLILDDPELVCDVIEDEALVAALPLRHPLLKHARLGLKQLATEPFILYPVRPRPSYADHVLQHFRSHGLNLGTIIEANEMQTAIGLVAAGIGVTLVPSSVQRLRRDDVVYRLVADAGVTSPIIMNFRAGDASQDLSRFFQFIDAHRVPR; encoded by the coding sequence GTGGAACTGCGACATTTGCGTTATTTCGAAGCAGTAGGAAAAACCCTGAACTTCAGCCGTGCGGCAGAGCTGCTGCATATGGCGCAGCCTCCGCTGTCACGCCAGATACGCCAGCTGGAGGATGAACTGGGCACGCAGCTCATCGACCGCAATGCAAGGCCGCTCGCCTTGACCAAGGCGGGAGCGTTTTTTCTTCAGCAATGCATGCAAGTACTTGCCAGGATCGATGAAATACAGCGGGCGACGCGCCGCATTGGCCAAGGGCAGCATCGGTGGTTCGGCATTGGATTTGTGCCTTCAGTGCTGTACGGATTCTTGCCAGAACTGATTCGCAGTTACCGAAAGGCAAGCAATGAGGTGGAAGTCATACTGTCGGAAATGACGACTATTGAACAAGGCGAAGCGTTGAAGGCCGGGAGGATCGACGTCGGCATCGGGCGGCTCATTCTCGATGACCCGGAACTGGTATGTGATGTCATAGAAGACGAGGCACTTGTCGCCGCCTTGCCATTGCGCCATCCATTACTCAAGCATGCGCGTCTGGGTTTAAAGCAGCTGGCGACTGAGCCTTTCATCCTCTATCCCGTCAGGCCGCGTCCGAGTTATGCGGATCATGTATTGCAGCATTTCCGGTCACATGGTCTCAATCTCGGCACAATCATCGAAGCCAATGAAATGCAGACCGCCATCGGCCTCGTTGCCGCGGGTATCGGTGTAACCTTGGTTCCAAGCTCCGTTCAGCGCTTGCGGCGGGATGATGTCGTTTACCGCCTTGTTGCAGATGCCGGCGTCACATCGCCGATTATCATGAATTTTCGCGCCGGCGATGCATCACAGGATCTGTCCCGATTTTTTCAGTTTATCGACGCACATAGAGTACCCCGTTGA
- a CDS encoding RraA family protein: MSAPPFLVKSVPPVVSREELDPLRNIVVSHLSDNLSRLSGVHGLQRYHRSKKLVGTAFTVKTRPGDNLLIYKALMMMSPGHVLVVDGGAETTNALVGELIMLYAMQRGCAGFVLDAAIRDSAAFHDADFPCYARAISHRGPYKNGPGQINVPVTIGGQVINPGDVIVGDEDGLISFPPSEAKFLIEAARKTAGIEEAIKEEIANGKIEQAWLTRVLQPYGL; this comes from the coding sequence ATGTCTGCACCGCCGTTTTTAGTTAAGTCCGTTCCGCCCGTCGTCAGTCGTGAAGAACTCGATCCGCTCCGCAATATTGTCGTCTCGCATCTGAGCGACAACCTAAGCCGCCTCTCCGGAGTACATGGACTGCAGCGGTATCACCGCAGCAAAAAGCTCGTTGGAACGGCGTTCACAGTCAAGACCCGACCTGGCGACAATTTACTGATTTATAAAGCTTTGATGATGATGTCGCCAGGCCACGTCCTTGTTGTTGATGGCGGGGCAGAAACGACCAATGCACTTGTCGGCGAACTTATCATGTTGTACGCAATGCAACGCGGTTGCGCAGGATTCGTGCTTGATGCAGCGATCCGTGATTCCGCTGCTTTCCATGATGCCGACTTCCCGTGCTATGCCCGTGCGATCAGCCACCGTGGGCCATACAAGAATGGCCCGGGCCAGATAAATGTCCCGGTAACGATTGGCGGACAAGTCATTAATCCAGGAGACGTCATCGTCGGTGACGAAGACGGGTTGATCAGTTTCCCGCCCTCGGAAGCAAAGTTCCTCATCGAGGCGGCCAGAAAAACTGCGGGGATCGAAGAAGCGATCAAAGAAGAGATAGCGAACGGGAAGATAGAACAAGCGTGGCTTACCCGTGTATTGCAACCATACGGTCTATAA
- a CDS encoding IS630 family transposase — translation MAGRPKAELVLSAAEKEQLHAWARRRKTAQALALRSRIVLECAGGAENKAVAVKLAVTRQTVSKWRARFVHMRLDGLLDAPRSGAPRTIDDARVDVVIAKTLEEQPSNATHWSTRAMAREAKLSQTAVSRIWRAFGLQPHRQETFKLSTDPLFVEKTRDIVGLYLDPPLKAMVLCVDEKSQIQALDRTQPILPLAPGVPERRTHDYQRHGTTTLFAALDIATGEVIGQLHRRHRSSEFLKFLRTIEASVPNDLDIHLVMDNYGTHKTPTIRNWFARHPRFHVHFTPTSASWLNQVERWFATLTEKQIRRGTHRSTRQLEDAIRHYLKLNNADPKPFVWTKSADDILASIERFCLRISNSGH, via the coding sequence ATGGCAGGCAGACCGAAAGCGGAACTGGTGTTGAGCGCGGCGGAAAAAGAGCAATTGCATGCCTGGGCGAGACGGCGTAAGACGGCGCAAGCACTGGCTTTGCGTTCGCGCATCGTCCTGGAATGTGCCGGCGGAGCGGAAAACAAGGCGGTGGCGGTCAAGCTGGCGGTGACGCGCCAAACGGTATCGAAATGGCGCGCCCGCTTTGTTCACATGCGCCTGGATGGTTTGCTCGATGCCCCGCGCTCGGGAGCGCCGCGCACGATTGATGATGCGCGTGTTGATGTTGTGATTGCCAAGACGCTGGAGGAACAACCGTCGAATGCCACACACTGGAGCACGCGGGCTATGGCGCGCGAAGCGAAGCTGTCGCAAACGGCGGTCAGCCGCATCTGGCGCGCCTTCGGTTTGCAACCGCATCGTCAGGAAACGTTCAAGCTGTCCACCGACCCGCTGTTTGTCGAGAAGACCCGCGACATCGTCGGGCTTTATCTCGATCCGCCGCTCAAGGCCATGGTGCTGTGCGTTGACGAGAAGAGCCAGATTCAGGCGCTGGACCGGACCCAGCCTATCTTGCCGCTGGCACCCGGTGTTCCCGAACGGCGCACGCATGACTACCAGCGCCATGGCACGACGACCTTGTTTGCTGCACTCGACATTGCCACCGGTGAAGTCATTGGGCAACTGCATCGACGTCATCGCAGCAGCGAGTTTCTGAAATTCTTGCGTACGATCGAGGCGTCGGTGCCGAATGACCTGGACATTCATCTGGTGATGGATAACTATGGCACGCACAAGACCCCCACCATCCGCAATTGGTTCGCCCGCCACCCGCGTTTCCACGTGCATTTCACACCAACTTCGGCTTCGTGGCTCAACCAGGTCGAGCGCTGGTTCGCCACGCTGACTGAAAAACAAATTCGCCGTGGAACCCATCGTTCGACCCGTCAATTGGAGGACGCCATTCGGCATTACCTGAAACTCAATAACGCCGATCCCAAACCGTTTGTCTGGACCAAATCGGCCGACGACATCTTGGCCAGCATCGAACGCTTTTGTCTGCGAATTTCTAACTCAGGACACTAG